The following proteins come from a genomic window of Burkholderia stabilis:
- the gatC gene encoding Asp-tRNA(Asn)/Glu-tRNA(Gln) amidotransferase subunit GatC, whose amino-acid sequence MALNLTDVKRIAHLARLEMADADAEHMLGQLNEFFGLVEQMQAVDTAGIAPLAHPIEQIQEVAQRLRDDAVTEVVNRDDNQRPAPAVQDGLYLVPKVIE is encoded by the coding sequence ATGGCCCTGAACCTGACCGATGTGAAACGCATCGCGCACCTGGCGCGACTCGAAATGGCCGACGCCGACGCCGAGCACATGCTCGGCCAGCTCAATGAATTCTTCGGCCTCGTCGAACAGATGCAGGCGGTCGACACTGCCGGCATCGCGCCGCTCGCCCACCCGATCGAACAGATCCAGGAAGTCGCGCAGCGCCTGCGCGACGACGCCGTGACGGAAGTCGTCAATCGCGACGACAACCAGCGTCCGGCGCCGGCCGTCCAGGACGGCCTCTATCTCGTGCCGAAGGTGATCGAGTAA
- a CDS encoding rod shape-determining protein, whose amino-acid sequence MFGFLRSYFSNDLAIDLGTANTLIYMRGKGIVLDEPSVVSIRQEGGPNGKKTIQAVGKEAKQMLGKVPGNIEAIRPMKDGVIADFTVTEQMIKQFIKTAHESRMFSPSPRIIICVPCGSTQVERRAIKEAAHGAGASQVYLIEEPMAAAIGAGLPVSEATGSMVVDIGGGTTEVGVISLGGIVYKGSVRVGGDKFDEAIVNYIRRNYGMLIGEQTAEAIKKEIGSAFPGSEVKEMEVKGRNLSEGIPRSFTISSNEILEALTDPLNQIVSSVKIALEQTPPELGADIAERGMMLTGGGALLRDLDRLLAEETGLPVLVAEDPLTCVVRGSGMALERMDKLGSIFSYE is encoded by the coding sequence ATGTTCGGTTTTTTGCGCAGCTACTTCTCCAACGATCTGGCGATCGACCTCGGTACCGCAAACACCCTGATCTACATGCGCGGCAAGGGCATCGTGCTCGATGAGCCGTCCGTCGTGTCGATTCGTCAGGAAGGCGGCCCCAACGGCAAGAAGACGATCCAGGCGGTCGGCAAGGAAGCCAAGCAGATGCTCGGCAAGGTGCCGGGCAACATCGAGGCGATCCGCCCGATGAAGGACGGCGTGATCGCCGACTTCACCGTCACCGAGCAGATGATCAAGCAGTTCATCAAGACGGCGCACGAGTCGCGCATGTTCTCGCCGTCGCCGCGCATCATCATCTGCGTGCCGTGCGGTTCGACCCAGGTCGAGCGCCGCGCGATCAAGGAAGCGGCGCACGGCGCCGGCGCCTCGCAGGTCTACCTGATCGAGGAGCCGATGGCGGCCGCGATCGGCGCGGGCCTGCCGGTGTCGGAAGCGACCGGCTCGATGGTCGTCGACATCGGCGGCGGCACGACGGAAGTCGGCGTGATCTCGCTCGGCGGCATCGTGTACAAGGGCTCGGTGCGCGTCGGCGGCGACAAGTTCGACGAGGCGATCGTCAACTACATCCGCCGCAACTACGGGATGCTGATCGGCGAACAGACCGCCGAAGCGATCAAGAAGGAAATCGGCTCCGCGTTCCCGGGCTCGGAAGTCAAGGAAATGGAAGTGAAGGGCCGCAACCTGTCGGAAGGCATCCCGCGCAGCTTCACGATCTCCAGCAACGAAATCCTCGAAGCGCTGACCGATCCGCTGAACCAGATCGTGTCGTCGGTGAAGATCGCGCTCGAACAGACGCCGCCGGAGCTCGGCGCCGACATCGCCGAACGCGGGATGATGCTGACGGGCGGCGGCGCATTGCTGCGCGACCTCGACCGCCTGCTCGCGGAAGAAACCGGCCTGCCGGTGCTCGTCGCCGAAGATCCGCTCACCTGCGTCGTGCGCGGCTCAGGCATGGCGCTCGAGCGCATGGACAAGCTGGGCAGCATCTTCTCGTACGAGTGA
- a CDS encoding tetratricopeptide repeat protein produces MNGEDDASFRRAHGTRKRFGALLGLWAVCVAAAAQGAPQAKPDPSRETQSAVADYNAGDYRAALVQFHDAAERGDRLAQFNYAMMLLTGEGVTANVDEGLRWLKRAADANMSHAQYVYGRMFDDGEFVARNPAEAHRWFLRAAKQGHVQAELSLANQFLDGRGTPRDNRQAFAWYKQAADAGEPTAQYVTASFYERGGDGVAQNLNIARAYYAAAAAQGDETAGLKFKELSARLKAQGPAPASGGGAEPASPRAAPQ; encoded by the coding sequence ATGAACGGTGAAGACGACGCGTCCTTCAGGCGCGCGCACGGTACGCGCAAGCGGTTCGGCGCGCTGCTCGGACTGTGGGCGGTGTGTGTCGCGGCGGCCGCGCAGGGCGCGCCGCAAGCGAAACCCGATCCGTCGCGCGAGACGCAATCGGCGGTCGCCGATTACAACGCCGGCGACTATCGCGCGGCGCTGGTGCAGTTTCACGACGCGGCCGAGCGCGGCGACCGCCTCGCGCAATTCAACTACGCGATGATGCTGCTGACCGGCGAAGGCGTGACCGCAAACGTCGACGAAGGGCTGCGCTGGCTGAAGCGCGCGGCCGACGCGAACATGTCGCATGCGCAGTACGTGTACGGCAGGATGTTCGACGACGGCGAGTTCGTCGCGCGCAATCCGGCCGAAGCGCATCGCTGGTTCCTGCGGGCGGCGAAGCAGGGGCACGTGCAGGCCGAGCTGTCGCTCGCGAACCAGTTCCTCGACGGGCGCGGCACGCCGCGCGACAACCGGCAGGCGTTCGCGTGGTACAAGCAGGCCGCCGACGCGGGCGAGCCGACCGCGCAGTACGTGACCGCGTCGTTCTACGAGCGCGGCGGCGACGGCGTTGCGCAGAACCTGAACATCGCGCGTGCGTATTACGCGGCGGCGGCCGCGCAGGGCGACGAGACGGCCGGGCTGAAATTCAAGGAATTGAGCGCGCGGCTGAAGGCCCAGGGGCCGGCGCCGGCCTCGGGCGGCGGCGCGGAGCCGGCGAGCCCGCGCGCAGCGCCGCAGTGA
- the queD gene encoding 6-carboxytetrahydropterin synthase QueD, protein MLITRKLEFDAGHRIPDHRSQCRNLHGHRYVLEITLRGDLVDTEGAPDRGMVMDFADVKALAVEHLVSKWDHAFLVYARDEVVRSFLEQMADHKTVVIDRIPTVENLAAIAFDLLANVYDAHYGVNLRLERVRLYETPNCWADVERQPGR, encoded by the coding sequence GTGCTGATTACCCGAAAACTCGAATTCGACGCGGGCCACCGCATTCCCGATCACCGCAGCCAGTGCCGGAACCTGCATGGTCATCGCTACGTGCTCGAAATCACGCTGCGCGGCGATCTCGTCGATACCGAGGGGGCGCCCGACCGCGGCATGGTGATGGATTTCGCCGACGTGAAGGCGCTCGCGGTCGAGCACCTCGTCAGCAAGTGGGACCACGCGTTCCTGGTCTATGCGCGTGACGAGGTCGTGCGCTCGTTCCTCGAGCAGATGGCCGACCACAAGACCGTCGTGATCGACCGGATCCCGACCGTCGAGAACCTCGCGGCGATCGCGTTCGACCTCCTCGCGAACGTGTACGACGCACACTACGGCGTGAACCTGCGCCTCGAGCGCGTGCGCCTGTACGAAACGCCGAACTGCTGGGCCGACGTCGAGCGCCAGCCCGGCCGCTGA
- the mreC gene encoding rod shape-determining protein MreC gives MEYSPPPLFKQGPPALARLIFFVALAIALLISDARFSTLEIVRGVLGTVLYPLQRAALVPRDLFMGAADIAVTGSSLRHENDDLRKRNLQLSTQANQAAVLTQENGHLRAVLELRQHIATQSTPVEIQYDTSDPFTQKIVIGQGSQQGIQDGSPVVSEDGVIGQVTRVFPLQSEVTLVTDRDLAIPVQVLRTGLRSVIYGTPKGDSLDLRFVPTSADLVVGDELVTSGLDGVYPPGLPVAKVARVDKLADTAFARVTCAPIAAVRGARQMLVLHYQNDIPPRPAEPDPAADKNAKGGKKGAKAAAKGEKTDKADANAKPAAAAQPAAKPAPAPAGKPATAPAKPAAGQPGAQR, from the coding sequence ATGGAATACAGTCCGCCGCCCCTCTTCAAGCAAGGTCCGCCCGCGCTCGCGCGGCTCATCTTCTTCGTTGCCCTCGCCATCGCGCTCCTCATCTCGGACGCGCGCTTCAGCACGCTCGAAATCGTGCGCGGCGTGCTCGGCACCGTGCTCTATCCGCTGCAGCGCGCGGCGCTCGTGCCGCGCGACCTGTTCATGGGCGCGGCCGACATCGCCGTCACCGGCTCGTCGCTGCGCCACGAGAACGACGACCTCCGCAAGCGCAACCTCCAGTTGTCCACGCAGGCCAACCAGGCCGCCGTGCTCACGCAGGAAAACGGGCATCTGCGCGCGGTGCTCGAGCTGCGCCAGCACATCGCGACGCAATCGACGCCGGTCGAGATCCAGTACGACACGAGCGACCCGTTCACGCAGAAGATCGTGATCGGGCAAGGTTCGCAGCAAGGCATCCAGGACGGCTCGCCGGTCGTCAGCGAAGACGGCGTGATTGGCCAGGTCACGCGCGTGTTCCCGCTGCAGTCGGAAGTCACGCTGGTCACCGACCGCGATCTCGCGATTCCCGTGCAGGTGCTGCGCACCGGCCTGCGCAGCGTGATCTACGGCACGCCAAAGGGCGATTCGCTCGACCTGCGCTTCGTGCCGACGAGCGCGGATCTCGTCGTCGGCGACGAGCTCGTCACGAGCGGCCTCGACGGCGTCTATCCGCCCGGCCTGCCGGTCGCGAAGGTCGCGCGCGTCGACAAGCTCGCCGATACGGCATTCGCGCGCGTGACCTGCGCGCCGATCGCCGCCGTGCGCGGCGCGCGCCAGATGCTCGTGCTGCATTACCAGAACGACATCCCGCCGCGCCCGGCCGAGCCCGATCCGGCCGCCGACAAGAACGCGAAGGGCGGCAAGAAGGGCGCGAAAGCCGCCGCGAAGGGCGAAAAAACCGACAAGGCCGACGCGAACGCGAAGCCGGCCGCCGCGGCCCAGCCTGCCGCGAAGCCTGCGCCCGCCCCTGCCGGCAAGCCCGCCACCGCGCCGGCGAAGCCCGCGGCCGGGCAACCAGGAGCCCAGCGATGA
- a CDS encoding HpcH/HpaI aldolase family protein, with product MSTLTNSLKQRLHDGDEPLYGLWLSLGSDSAAEALAHAGYDWLCIDMEHAPNDSRDVASQLRAIAAAHLPSEPVVRVPAREPWLVKRALDAGARTLMFPCIETPDDAAHAVRLTRYPSPESPDGLRGVAGMVRAAAFGMRRDYLQTANAQVAVIVQIESARGVDEVERIAAIPGVDCLFVGPADLAASLGHLGDIRHPDVETAMARVLAAGKQAGVAVGIFAGDTASARQYRGAGYRMITVSADVSWLVRATRQALQEVRS from the coding sequence ATGAGCACGCTCACCAATTCCCTCAAACAACGTCTGCACGACGGCGATGAGCCGCTGTACGGCCTGTGGCTGTCGCTCGGCAGCGACTCGGCCGCGGAAGCGCTCGCGCACGCCGGCTACGACTGGCTGTGCATCGACATGGAGCACGCGCCGAACGACAGCCGCGACGTTGCTTCGCAGTTGCGCGCGATCGCCGCCGCGCACCTGCCGAGCGAGCCCGTCGTGCGCGTGCCGGCGCGCGAGCCGTGGCTCGTGAAGCGCGCGCTCGACGCCGGCGCGCGCACGCTGATGTTTCCGTGCATCGAGACGCCCGACGACGCCGCACACGCGGTTCGGCTCACACGCTACCCGTCGCCCGAATCGCCGGACGGGCTCCGCGGCGTGGCGGGCATGGTGCGCGCGGCGGCGTTCGGCATGCGGCGCGATTACCTGCAGACGGCGAATGCGCAGGTCGCAGTGATCGTGCAGATCGAATCGGCGCGCGGCGTCGACGAAGTCGAGCGGATCGCGGCGATACCCGGCGTCGACTGCCTGTTCGTCGGCCCGGCCGATCTCGCGGCGAGCCTCGGGCATCTCGGCGACATTCGTCACCCGGACGTCGAAACCGCGATGGCGCGGGTGCTCGCGGCCGGCAAGCAGGCGGGTGTCGCGGTCGGGATTTTCGCGGGCGATACGGCGAGCGCGCGCCAGTACCGCGGCGCTGGCTACCGGATGATCACGGTATCGGCCGACGTGAGCTGGCTGGTGCGTGCGACGCGGCAGGCGCTGCAGGAGGTACGGTCATGA
- the mrdA gene encoding penicillin-binding protein 2, translated as MTEFNDTQQQLSKFRLRVAAAGVFVFVCFGLLASRFFYLQLMQHGKYALQAEENRISVAPIVPNRGIITDRNGVILAKNYSAYTLEITPSKLDDTLDNTIDKLSEIIPIDARDRRRFKKLQEDSKNFESLPIRTRLTDAEVARFTAQRFRFPGVDVRARLFRQYPLGTTAAHVIGYIGRISKRDQDRIDAMSDDNDSDQENYDPRRDANNYKGTDYIGKIGVEQSYETELHGLTGFEEVEVTAGGRPVRTLSRTQATPGNNLVLSLDIGLQQVAEQAFAGKRGALVAIEPKTGDVLAFVSSPSFDPNSFVDGIDQQTWDELNTSTDKPLLNRPLHGTYPPGSTYKPFMALAGLTLGKRSPGWGFQDPGYFTFGGHTFRNDVRSGQGWVDMNKAIMVSNDTYFYMLARDLGVNAIANFMKPFGFGQITGIDIQGEARGILPSTDWKKKAFKKAAQQKWFDGETISLGIGQGYNSFTILQLAHATATLANNGVVMKPHLVKEVEDPISRGRRLTVPKESEVIPLKQADIDVVKRGMENVIENPSGTAYKVFRGAPYLAAGKTGTAQVFSLQGSNYKGHLLAEHLRDHALFIAYAPVDHPQIAVALVVENGGWGAQAAGPIARRVLDFYLIDRQNPKNEAAAVAAAASATEPVNAPVIGDANKPAAVAAGFKALPQPVVPNAASAADAASAASAPDASGAAGAAGASVGAAQPANANASASAAAPMPASLPPIRRPHRPRRPASDAQPLAVAPRDDNQRATPPAKAADAGTAH; from the coding sequence ATGACCGAATTCAACGACACCCAACAGCAGCTCTCGAAGTTCCGCCTGCGCGTCGCGGCGGCGGGCGTGTTCGTGTTCGTCTGCTTCGGGCTGCTCGCGAGCCGCTTCTTCTACCTGCAGTTGATGCAGCACGGCAAATACGCGCTGCAGGCCGAGGAAAACCGCATCTCGGTCGCGCCGATCGTGCCGAACCGCGGGATCATCACCGACCGCAACGGCGTGATCCTCGCGAAGAACTACTCGGCCTACACGCTCGAGATCACGCCGTCGAAGCTCGACGACACGCTCGACAACACGATCGACAAGCTGTCCGAGATCATCCCGATCGACGCTCGCGACCGCCGCCGTTTCAAGAAGCTGCAGGAAGACTCGAAGAACTTCGAGAGCCTGCCGATCCGCACACGGCTCACCGACGCGGAAGTCGCACGCTTCACCGCGCAGCGCTTCCGCTTCCCCGGCGTCGACGTGCGCGCGCGGCTGTTCCGCCAATACCCGCTCGGCACGACCGCCGCGCACGTGATCGGCTACATCGGCCGGATCTCGAAGCGCGACCAGGATCGTATCGACGCGATGAGCGACGACAATGACAGCGACCAGGAAAACTACGATCCGCGACGCGACGCGAACAACTACAAGGGCACCGACTACATCGGCAAGATCGGTGTCGAGCAGAGCTACGAAACCGAGCTGCACGGGCTGACGGGCTTCGAGGAAGTCGAGGTGACGGCCGGCGGCCGGCCGGTGCGCACGCTGTCGCGCACGCAGGCGACGCCCGGCAACAACCTCGTGCTGTCGCTCGACATCGGGCTGCAGCAGGTCGCCGAGCAGGCGTTCGCCGGCAAGCGCGGCGCGCTCGTCGCGATCGAGCCGAAGACGGGCGACGTGCTCGCGTTCGTATCGTCGCCGAGCTTCGACCCGAATTCGTTCGTCGACGGCATCGACCAGCAGACCTGGGACGAGCTGAACACCTCGACCGACAAGCCGCTGCTGAACCGCCCGCTGCACGGCACCTACCCGCCCGGCTCGACGTACAAGCCGTTCATGGCGCTCGCGGGCCTGACGCTCGGCAAGCGCTCGCCGGGCTGGGGTTTCCAGGATCCCGGCTACTTCACGTTCGGCGGCCACACGTTCCGCAACGACGTGCGCTCGGGCCAGGGCTGGGTCGACATGAACAAGGCGATCATGGTGTCGAACGACACCTACTTCTACATGCTCGCGCGCGACCTCGGCGTGAACGCGATCGCGAACTTCATGAAGCCGTTCGGCTTCGGCCAGATCACCGGGATCGACATCCAGGGCGAAGCGCGCGGGATCCTGCCGTCGACCGACTGGAAGAAGAAGGCGTTCAAGAAGGCCGCGCAGCAGAAGTGGTTCGACGGCGAGACGATCAGCCTCGGGATCGGCCAGGGCTACAACTCGTTCACGATCCTGCAGCTCGCGCACGCGACCGCGACGCTCGCGAACAACGGCGTCGTGATGAAGCCTCACCTCGTGAAGGAAGTCGAGGATCCGATCTCGCGCGGGCGCCGCCTGACCGTGCCGAAGGAAAGCGAAGTGATCCCGCTCAAGCAGGCCGACATCGACGTCGTGAAGCGCGGGATGGAAAACGTGATCGAGAACCCGTCCGGCACCGCGTACAAGGTGTTCCGCGGCGCGCCGTACCTCGCCGCCGGCAAGACCGGTACCGCACAGGTGTTCTCGCTGCAGGGCTCGAACTACAAGGGTCACCTGCTCGCCGAGCACCTGCGCGACCACGCGCTGTTCATCGCGTACGCACCGGTCGACCATCCGCAGATCGCCGTCGCGCTGGTCGTCGAGAACGGCGGCTGGGGCGCGCAGGCCGCGGGCCCGATCGCGCGCCGCGTGCTCGACTTCTACCTGATCGACCGTCAGAACCCGAAGAACGAGGCCGCGGCCGTGGCGGCCGCGGCGTCGGCGACCGAACCCGTCAACGCGCCGGTGATCGGCGACGCGAACAAGCCCGCCGCCGTCGCGGCCGGCTTCAAGGCGCTGCCGCAGCCGGTCGTGCCGAACGCGGCCAGCGCGGCGGATGCGGCCTCGGCCGCCTCGGCGCCCGACGCGTCGGGTGCGGCCGGTGCTGCCGGCGCCAGCGTCGGCGCGGCGCAGCCGGCGAATGCGAACGCCAGCGCGAGCGCCGCGGCGCCGATGCCCGCGAGCCTGCCGCCGATCCGGCGCCCGCACCGGCCGCGCCGCCCCGCCAGTGACGCGCAACCGCTCGCTGTCGCGCCGCGGGACGACAACCAGCGTGCGACGCCCCCCGCGAAAGCGGCGGACGCCGGCACCGCTCATTAA
- the gatA gene encoding Asp-tRNA(Asn)/Glu-tRNA(Gln) amidotransferase subunit GatA: MHEKSLTELRAALAAKECSAVELAQHYLKRIDAARGLNAFVHVDADLTLAQAKAADAELARGAGGALTGLPIAHKDVFVTRGWRSTAGSKMLANYESPFDATVVARLQAAGMVTLGKTNMDEFAMGSSNENSAFGAVKNPWDTNAVPGGSSGGSSAAVAARIAPAATGTDTGGSIRQPASFAGVTGIKPTYGRVSRYGMIAFASSLDQGGPMAQSASDCALLLNAMAGFDERDSTSLERDDEDFTRHLGQPWAAGNDAGKPLAGLRIGLPNEYFGEGLADDVRATIDAALKQYEALGATLVPVSLPKTELSIPVYYVIAPAEASSNLSRFDGVRFGHRAAQYGDLLDMYKKSRAEGFGPEVKRRILVGAYVLSHGYYDAYYLQAQKIRRIIANDFQEAFKSCDVIMGPASPTVAWDLGAKGDDPVAMYLADIYTLSVSLAGLPGMSVPCGFGAGANAKRPVGLQIIGNYFNEARMLQVADAFQRATDWHKQVPAGV, encoded by the coding sequence ATGCACGAAAAAAGCCTGACCGAACTGCGCGCCGCGCTCGCCGCCAAGGAATGCTCGGCCGTCGAGCTCGCGCAGCACTACCTGAAACGGATCGACGCCGCACGCGGCCTGAACGCGTTCGTCCACGTCGACGCCGATCTGACCCTCGCGCAGGCGAAGGCCGCCGATGCCGAGCTCGCGCGCGGCGCGGGCGGCGCGCTGACCGGCCTGCCGATCGCGCACAAGGATGTCTTCGTCACGCGCGGCTGGCGCTCGACCGCCGGCTCGAAGATGCTCGCGAATTACGAGAGCCCGTTCGACGCGACCGTCGTCGCCCGCCTGCAGGCGGCCGGCATGGTCACGCTCGGCAAGACCAACATGGACGAGTTCGCGATGGGCTCGTCGAACGAGAATTCCGCGTTCGGCGCGGTGAAGAACCCGTGGGACACCAACGCGGTGCCGGGCGGCAGCTCGGGCGGCAGCTCGGCCGCCGTCGCCGCGCGCATCGCGCCGGCCGCGACCGGCACCGACACCGGCGGCTCGATCCGCCAGCCCGCGTCGTTCGCGGGCGTGACGGGCATCAAGCCGACCTACGGCCGCGTGTCGCGCTACGGGATGATCGCGTTCGCGTCGTCGCTCGATCAGGGCGGCCCGATGGCGCAGAGCGCGTCCGACTGCGCGCTGCTGCTCAACGCGATGGCCGGCTTCGACGAGCGCGACTCGACGAGCCTCGAGCGCGACGACGAGGATTTCACGCGCCACCTCGGCCAGCCGTGGGCGGCCGGCAACGATGCGGGCAAGCCGCTCGCGGGCCTGCGCATCGGCTTGCCGAACGAGTATTTCGGCGAAGGCCTCGCCGACGACGTGCGCGCGACGATCGACGCCGCATTGAAGCAGTATGAAGCGCTCGGCGCGACGCTCGTGCCCGTGTCGCTGCCGAAGACGGAACTGTCGATCCCCGTGTATTACGTGATCGCGCCGGCCGAGGCGTCGTCGAACCTGTCGCGTTTCGACGGCGTGCGCTTCGGCCACCGCGCCGCGCAGTACGGCGATCTGCTCGACATGTACAAGAAGTCGCGCGCCGAAGGCTTCGGCCCCGAGGTGAAGCGCCGGATTCTCGTCGGCGCGTACGTGCTGTCGCACGGCTACTACGACGCGTACTACCTGCAGGCGCAGAAGATCCGCCGCATCATCGCGAACGATTTCCAGGAAGCGTTCAAGTCCTGCGACGTGATCATGGGCCCGGCGTCGCCGACGGTCGCATGGGATCTCGGCGCGAAGGGCGACGATCCGGTGGCGATGTATCTCGCGGATATCTACACGCTGTCGGTGAGCCTCGCCGGCCTGCCCGGCATGAGCGTGCCGTGCGGCTTCGGCGCGGGCGCGAACGCGAAGCGCCCGGTCGGTCTGCAGATCATCGGCAACTATTTCAACGAAGCCCGGATGCTGCAGGTCGCCGACGCGTTCCAGCGCGCGACCGATTGGCACAAGCAAGTTCCGGCAGGGGTGTAA
- the mreD gene encoding rod shape-determining protein MreD: MNRPQYILQPVNPYFIVFSLAAAFLLNLMPWGRLPGVPDFVALVLLFWNIHQPRKVGMGVAFALGILMDVHDAGLLGEHALAYTLLSYGAITIHRRVLWMPIGVQVLYVTPLLVVAQLVPFVIRLVMGAAFPGWRYLVDGFVEAALWPIASHLLLMPQRRPVDPDDTRPI, encoded by the coding sequence ATGAACCGCCCGCAATACATCCTGCAGCCGGTCAATCCGTACTTCATCGTCTTCAGCCTCGCCGCCGCGTTCCTGCTGAACCTGATGCCGTGGGGCCGCCTGCCCGGCGTGCCCGACTTCGTCGCGCTCGTGCTGCTGTTCTGGAACATCCACCAGCCGCGCAAGGTCGGGATGGGCGTCGCGTTCGCGCTCGGCATCCTGATGGACGTGCATGACGCGGGGCTGCTCGGCGAGCACGCGCTCGCCTATACGCTGCTGTCGTACGGCGCGATCACGATCCACCGCCGCGTGCTGTGGATGCCGATCGGCGTGCAGGTGCTGTACGTGACGCCGCTGCTCGTCGTCGCGCAGCTCGTGCCGTTCGTGATCCGTCTCGTAATGGGCGCCGCGTTCCCCGGCTGGCGCTACCTGGTCGACGGCTTCGTCGAGGCCGCGCTGTGGCCGATCGCGAGCCACCTGCTGCTGATGCCGCAACGCCGCCCGGTCGATCCGGACGATACGCGCCCCATCTGA
- the rodA gene encoding rod shape-determining protein RodA, producing the protein MQFDKRAWLDKIKQMFAGFDRPLALIVFLLLCVGIVTLYSAAIDMPGRVEDQLRNILLTFVLMWVIANIPPTTLMRFAVPLYTFGVALLVAVALFGMTKKGAKRWLNVGVVIQPSEILKIATPLMLAWYYQRREGGLRWYDFIAAFGILLVPVGLIAKQPDLGTGLLVFAAGFFVIYLAGLSFKLIVPVLVAGVIAVGSIAVFEQRICQPEVQWPLMHDYQKHRVCTLLDPTSDPLGKGFHTIQAVIAIGSGGVLGKGYLKGTQAHLEFIPEKHTDFIFAVFSEEWGLAGGLVLLTLYMALIARGLYIAAQGATLFGRLLAGSLTLAFFVYAFVNIGMVSGVLPVVGVPLPFMSYGGTALTTLGIAIGMIMSVGRQRRLMKS; encoded by the coding sequence ATGCAATTCGACAAGCGCGCCTGGCTCGACAAGATCAAGCAGATGTTCGCGGGCTTCGACCGCCCGCTCGCCCTCATCGTGTTCCTGCTGCTGTGTGTCGGCATCGTCACGCTGTACAGCGCGGCGATCGACATGCCGGGCCGCGTCGAGGATCAACTGCGCAACATCCTGCTGACGTTCGTGCTGATGTGGGTGATCGCCAACATCCCGCCAACAACATTGATGCGCTTCGCGGTCCCGCTCTATACGTTCGGGGTCGCGCTGCTGGTCGCGGTCGCGCTGTTCGGGATGACCAAGAAGGGCGCGAAGCGCTGGCTGAACGTCGGCGTCGTGATCCAGCCGTCGGAGATCCTCAAGATCGCAACCCCCTTGATGCTCGCGTGGTACTACCAGCGCCGCGAAGGCGGGCTGCGCTGGTACGACTTCATCGCCGCGTTCGGGATCCTGCTGGTGCCGGTCGGACTGATCGCGAAGCAGCCCGACCTCGGCACGGGCCTGCTCGTGTTCGCGGCCGGCTTCTTCGTGATCTACCTCGCCGGCCTGTCGTTCAAGCTGATCGTGCCGGTGCTGGTCGCGGGCGTGATCGCGGTCGGCTCGATCGCCGTGTTCGAGCAGCGCATCTGCCAGCCCGAAGTGCAGTGGCCGCTGATGCACGACTACCAGAAGCATCGTGTGTGCACGCTGCTCGACCCGACCTCCGATCCGCTCGGTAAGGGCTTCCACACGATCCAGGCCGTGATCGCGATCGGTTCCGGCGGCGTGCTCGGCAAGGGCTACCTGAAAGGCACGCAGGCGCACCTCGAATTCATTCCGGAGAAGCACACCGACTTCATCTTCGCGGTGTTCTCGGAGGAATGGGGGCTCGCGGGCGGGCTCGTGCTGCTGACGCTGTACATGGCGCTGATCGCGCGCGGGCTCTACATCGCCGCGCAGGGCGCGACGCTGTTCGGCCGCCTGCTCGCGGGTTCGCTCACGCTCGCGTTCTTCGTTTATGCGTTCGTCAACATCGGGATGGTGAGTGGCGTGCTGCCGGTCGTCGGCGTGCCGTTGCCGTTCATGAGTTACGGCGGCACCGCGCTCACGACGCTCGGCATCGCGATCGGGATGATCATGAGCGTCGGGCGACAGCGGCGGTTGATGAAGAGTTGA
- the queE gene encoding 7-carboxy-7-deazaguanine synthase has product MTYAVKEIFYTLQGEGANAGRPAVFCRFAGCNLWSGREEDRAEAVCRFCDTDFVGTDGENGGKFKDAEALVATIAGLWPDGEAHRFVVCTGGEPMLQLDQPLVDALHAAGFEIAIETNGSLPVLESIDWICVSPKADAPLVVTKGNELKVVIPQDNQRLADYAKLDFEYFLVQPMDGPSRDLNTKLAIDWCKRHPQWRLSMQTHKYLNIP; this is encoded by the coding sequence ATGACTTACGCGGTCAAGGAAATTTTCTACACGTTGCAGGGCGAGGGCGCGAACGCGGGCCGGCCGGCCGTGTTCTGCCGGTTCGCCGGCTGCAACCTGTGGTCGGGCCGCGAAGAGGATCGCGCGGAGGCCGTTTGCCGCTTCTGCGATACGGACTTCGTCGGCACCGACGGCGAGAACGGCGGCAAGTTCAAGGACGCCGAAGCGCTCGTCGCGACGATCGCCGGCCTGTGGCCGGATGGCGAAGCGCACCGCTTCGTCGTCTGCACGGGCGGCGAGCCGATGCTGCAGCTCGACCAGCCGCTCGTCGACGCGCTGCACGCGGCCGGCTTCGAGATCGCGATCGAGACCAACGGCTCGCTGCCGGTGCTCGAATCGATCGACTGGATCTGCGTGAGCCCGAAGGCCGACGCGCCGCTCGTCGTCACGAAGGGCAACGAACTGAAGGTCGTGATTCCGCAGGACAACCAGCGGCTCGCCGACTACGCGAAGCTCGACTTCGAGTATTTTCTCGTGCAGCCGATGGACGGCCCGTCGCGCGACCTCAATACGAAACTCGCGATCGACTGGTGCAAGCGTCATCCGCAGTGGCGGCTGTCGATGCAGACCCACAAATATCTGAACATTCCCTGA